A section of the Cuniculiplasma divulgatum genome encodes:
- a CDS encoding acetyl-CoA C-acetyltransferase — protein sequence MEKVYVISYKRTPIGKFGKSLAGVPAPELGSRAVSAVVADSGLRPSNIQEVIMGNVIGAGVGQNPAGQASTLAGLPDGVIKYTVNTVCASGMLAVESGSREIMLGEKDVVVAGGMESMSGTPLLMPSYTRWGVKQLLNRDLKLEDSMLLDGLIDAFYHEHMGYSAEQSARKFGITRQEADEFALRSQELAKKAWDRGEFQKETIKMPELSVDEGIRKTTMESLAALNSAFAKNGVLTAGNSSQLSDGASALLLASERAVREYGLKPVAEITGFTQASLNPRDFVEAPVPATRALLKKLGKDISYFDLVEHNEAFSVASLVVRKELNIDIDRFNVNGGATAIGHPLGNSGSRIIVTLINALKERKLTHGLATICHGGGGAHSLSLEMVE from the coding sequence ATGGAGAAGGTTTATGTAATTTCATATAAGAGAACACCCATAGGCAAGTTTGGGAAGTCTCTTGCCGGCGTGCCTGCCCCTGAACTGGGATCACGTGCAGTGTCTGCTGTTGTCGCTGATTCCGGACTTAGGCCAAGTAACATTCAGGAAGTCATTATGGGAAACGTCATTGGGGCTGGCGTTGGACAGAATCCTGCCGGACAGGCATCAACACTGGCCGGCCTTCCCGATGGCGTTATAAAATATACGGTTAACACTGTCTGTGCGTCAGGAATGCTTGCCGTTGAGTCAGGTTCCCGCGAAATAATGCTTGGGGAGAAAGATGTTGTTGTGGCGGGCGGAATGGAGAGCATGAGCGGAACACCGCTTCTGATGCCATCATACACCCGATGGGGAGTGAAGCAGCTTCTTAACAGGGATCTCAAGCTTGAGGATTCCATGCTCCTGGACGGCCTCATTGATGCATTCTATCATGAGCACATGGGCTATTCTGCAGAACAGTCTGCCAGAAAGTTCGGGATAACAAGGCAGGAGGCTGATGAATTTGCCCTGAGAAGCCAGGAACTTGCAAAAAAAGCGTGGGATCGTGGCGAGTTCCAGAAAGAAACCATCAAAATGCCTGAACTTTCTGTGGACGAAGGTATCAGGAAAACCACCATGGAGTCGCTTGCTGCACTGAATTCAGCATTTGCAAAGAACGGAGTCCTGACGGCTGGAAACTCATCCCAGCTGAGCGACGGGGCCTCTGCACTTCTCCTTGCATCTGAGAGGGCAGTCAGGGAATATGGGCTGAAGCCTGTAGCAGAGATAACAGGTTTCACCCAGGCCTCACTGAATCCCAGGGATTTTGTGGAGGCTCCAGTTCCAGCCACCAGAGCACTGCTCAAGAAACTTGGGAAGGATATTTCCTATTTCGACCTGGTTGAGCATAATGAGGCATTCTCAGTTGCATCGCTGGTTGTGAGGAAGGAGCTGAACATAGACATCGACAGATTCAACGTCAACGGTGGAGCAACGGCAATAGGCCACCCTCTGGGAAACAGCGGGTCGCGCATTATCGTTACACTCATAAATGCCCTTAAGGAGAGAAAACTGACCCATGGGCTGGCAACAATATGCCATGGAGGCGGAGGAGCACACTCGCTCTCCCTGGAGATGGTTGAATGA
- a CDS encoding 30S ribosomal protein S17e, whose product MGSIRPSNIKRIAEDLVNKNPGVFNTDFNQNRGFIKNSTNDVSKRTLNLVAGYVTRYVIKKETRTKKEIEEGTIVS is encoded by the coding sequence ATGGGAAGCATAAGACCATCAAACATAAAACGAATCGCCGAAGACCTTGTTAACAAGAATCCGGGGGTTTTCAACACGGACTTCAATCAGAACAGGGGCTTTATAAAGAATTCAACCAATGACGTGTCAAAAAGAACGCTCAACCTGGTAGCGGGATATGTAACCAGATACGTTATAAAGAAGGAGACCAGAACCAAGAAAGAGATAGAGGAAGGCACCATAGTTAGCTGA
- a CDS encoding universal stress protein: protein MVKILIAFDNSEASKKALAFALKMKPIADEFIICYVAPLIVGAGPNFDAYVPPSMYERNDATSEAILNAAKDLLENQNVNATFLKLDAPGEQIARSMTGAALERGVDLIITGTRKLSGLSKVLLGSVSSEIIKLSQIPVLVVPP from the coding sequence ATGGTGAAGATACTGATAGCATTCGACAATTCTGAAGCCTCCAAGAAGGCTCTGGCATTTGCGCTCAAGATGAAACCAATCGCTGACGAATTTATAATCTGCTATGTGGCTCCACTCATAGTCGGTGCAGGACCGAACTTCGATGCCTATGTACCACCTTCAATGTATGAGCGAAACGATGCCACGTCTGAAGCCATATTGAATGCGGCAAAGGACCTGCTGGAAAATCAGAATGTGAACGCAACTTTCCTTAAGCTTGATGCGCCGGGAGAACAGATCGCCAGATCCATGACCGGAGCTGCCCTGGAGCGCGGAGTGGACCTGATAATCACCGGGACAAGGAAACTCTCCGGACTCAGCAAGGTGCTGCTGGGATCAGTGAGTTCCGAAATTATTAAGCTGAGCCAGATCCCCGTCCTGGTTGTGCCACCATAG
- the dnaJ gene encoding molecular chaperone DnaJ translates to MAKDYYEILGVSRDATPDEIKKAFRNLAKKYHPDANPDNKAQAEEKFKEISEAYEVLSDEQKRRMYDQTGHVEFGSGGSNFTWQDFSHFNDFSDLGDIFNRIFGGNFGFGNSDSFFSGFQGDRGENLDLLTNLRISLEDVYYGAKKTIKYRRNAECQTCHGTGSKDGKLVTCKDCNGTGQQRVVQGQGFFRMVTVTTCKTCGGRGKVPSVVCPDCHGTGSVPVTENLEITVPKGAPDRLRLRIKGKGQSHFGRTGDLYVALNIEETPDMKRINDDIYIVEEIGFPEAALGVEKEIKLFRETLTLKIPAGTQPGEVLRIKGAGFQHMNGRGSGDVLVEIRVAVPKHLSQTQRELIEKLMDEPAKKHSWLRS, encoded by the coding sequence ATGGCTAAGGACTATTATGAAATACTGGGCGTTAGCAGGGATGCAACGCCTGATGAAATAAAGAAAGCATTCAGAAATCTTGCCAAAAAATATCATCCTGATGCCAATCCGGATAACAAGGCACAGGCCGAGGAGAAATTCAAGGAAATCAGTGAAGCTTACGAGGTCCTGTCTGATGAGCAAAAGAGGAGAATGTATGATCAGACTGGCCACGTGGAATTCGGTTCAGGAGGGAGCAATTTCACCTGGCAGGATTTCTCACATTTCAACGACTTCAGCGATCTGGGGGATATATTCAACAGGATTTTTGGCGGGAATTTCGGGTTTGGAAATTCTGACAGCTTTTTCTCTGGTTTTCAGGGTGATCGAGGAGAAAATCTTGACCTCTTGACCAATCTCCGCATCTCACTGGAAGATGTGTACTACGGAGCCAAGAAGACCATCAAGTACAGGCGCAATGCTGAATGCCAGACATGTCATGGCACAGGCTCCAAGGATGGAAAGCTGGTTACCTGCAAGGACTGCAATGGAACTGGGCAACAGCGGGTAGTTCAGGGACAGGGGTTCTTCCGGATGGTCACTGTCACAACATGCAAGACCTGTGGAGGAAGAGGAAAGGTGCCTTCTGTGGTATGTCCTGATTGCCATGGGACCGGTTCAGTTCCCGTGACTGAGAATCTGGAGATCACAGTTCCAAAAGGTGCCCCGGACAGGTTGAGGCTGAGAATAAAGGGAAAAGGCCAGTCCCATTTCGGCAGGACAGGGGATCTTTACGTTGCGCTTAACATCGAAGAAACTCCTGACATGAAGCGGATAAATGACGATATCTACATTGTCGAGGAAATCGGTTTTCCCGAGGCTGCTCTGGGTGTTGAGAAGGAAATTAAGCTTTTCCGGGAAACGCTCACCCTCAAGATTCCGGCAGGAACGCAGCCTGGAGAAGTCCTGCGCATAAAGGGGGCGGGTTTCCAGCACATGAACGGCAGAGGATCGGGGGACGTTCTGGTGGAAATCAGGGTAGCTGTACCGAAACACCTGAGCCAGACCCAGAGGGAACTCATAGAAAAATTGATGGATGAACCTGCCAAAAAGCATTCTTGGCTTAGATCGTAA
- the dnaK gene encoding molecular chaperone DnaK has protein sequence MSKIIGIDLGTSNSAAAVVISGKPTIIPSAEGVSIGGKSFPSYVAFTKDGQLLVGEPAKRQALLNPEGTIYAAKRKMGTDFKFKVMGKEYTPQQVSAFILQKIKRDAEAFLGEEVKEAVITVPAYFNDNQRQATKDAGLIAGLDVKRIINEPTAASLAYGIDKLNQSQKILVFDLGGGTLDVTIMDFGEGVFEVVSTSGDTSLGGTDMDEAIIKFLVDDFKSREGVDLSKDKNAYIRLKDAAEKAKIELSSTMSTDISLPYITATQDGPKHLNYTLTRSKFEELIEPIVNRCKTPLDKALEGGKMSKSDVTKIILVGGPTRIPMVRKFVEDYFGRKAEGGVDPMECVAIGASIQGAVLSGEIKDIVLLDVTPLTLGIETLGGVTTPIIPANTTIPTKKSQVFTTAADMQTAVTIHIVQGERPMAADNVSLGMFNLVGIPPAPRGIPQIEVTFDIDANGILHVSAVDKGSGKSQSISISATNKLSKEEIEKMKKQAEEFAEQDRQKKEEVEKINAAETLSYTIEKTINEAGNKIDEAAKKDIQEDLKQFKEAISKKDIAKIDELSEKLSKKIQDIGAKMYQTQDATGSAGAEQQTEQTSGTGQASDEGKTVDADFKEK, from the coding sequence GCGCTGCTGAACCCAGAGGGTACGATATACGCTGCAAAGAGAAAAATGGGAACGGACTTCAAATTCAAGGTGATGGGAAAGGAGTACACCCCGCAGCAGGTCTCCGCCTTCATTCTCCAGAAAATAAAGAGGGATGCCGAAGCTTTCCTGGGGGAAGAGGTAAAGGAAGCGGTGATTACGGTTCCAGCTTATTTCAACGATAACCAGAGACAGGCAACAAAGGATGCCGGATTAATTGCTGGCCTTGACGTCAAACGTATAATAAACGAGCCCACAGCTGCCTCGCTAGCTTATGGAATTGATAAGCTGAATCAGTCGCAGAAAATCCTTGTCTTCGACCTTGGAGGAGGAACGCTGGATGTCACAATAATGGATTTCGGCGAAGGCGTATTCGAAGTCGTATCAACATCAGGCGACACCAGCCTGGGTGGAACCGACATGGACGAGGCCATCATAAAATTCCTTGTAGACGATTTCAAGAGCAGGGAAGGAGTGGATCTTTCCAAGGATAAAAATGCATACATCAGGCTTAAGGATGCAGCTGAGAAGGCAAAGATTGAACTTTCATCAACAATGTCGACGGACATCAGCCTGCCCTATATAACTGCCACTCAGGACGGACCCAAACACCTGAACTATACCCTTACCCGGTCAAAATTCGAGGAGCTCATTGAACCCATTGTCAACCGCTGCAAAACACCTCTGGACAAAGCTCTTGAGGGAGGAAAGATGAGCAAATCGGATGTCACAAAGATCATCCTAGTGGGAGGACCCACCAGAATACCTATGGTGAGAAAGTTTGTGGAGGATTATTTCGGCCGGAAGGCCGAGGGTGGAGTGGATCCCATGGAGTGCGTTGCCATTGGTGCATCAATCCAGGGAGCAGTCCTTTCCGGCGAGATAAAGGATATAGTTCTTCTGGATGTTACCCCGCTGACCCTTGGAATCGAAACACTTGGTGGTGTTACCACTCCCATAATTCCTGCCAACACAACAATTCCTACCAAAAAATCCCAGGTCTTCACAACCGCAGCTGATATGCAGACAGCAGTCACAATCCACATTGTACAGGGCGAGAGGCCGATGGCAGCGGACAATGTTTCACTTGGGATGTTCAACCTTGTGGGGATTCCACCTGCGCCAAGAGGTATTCCTCAGATAGAGGTAACATTTGATATCGACGCCAACGGCATACTGCATGTTTCTGCAGTGGACAAGGGTTCCGGCAAGAGTCAGAGTATTTCAATAAGTGCAACAAACAAGCTGTCAAAGGAAGAGATCGAGAAAATGAAGAAGCAGGCTGAGGAGTTTGCAGAACAGGACAGGCAGAAGAAAGAAGAAGTGGAGAAGATAAACGCCGCGGAAACCCTCAGCTATACTATAGAGAAAACCATAAATGAGGCCGGAAACAAGATAGATGAAGCTGCAAAGAAGGACATACAGGAAGACCTCAAGCAGTTCAAGGAAGCCATTTCCAAGAAGGATATCGCAAAGATTGACGAACTCTCAGAAAAGCTATCCAAGAAGATTCAGGATATAGGTGCCAAAATGTACCAGACACAGGATGCAACCGGATCTGCAGGGGCAGAACAGCAGACTGAGCAAACATCCGGGACAGGGCAGGCATCAGACGAAGGCAAAACAGTTGACGCCGACTTCAAGGAAAAATAA